Proteins found in one Thalassophryne amazonica chromosome 1, fThaAma1.1, whole genome shotgun sequence genomic segment:
- the LOC117514606 gene encoding uncharacterized protein LOC117514606, with translation MALLFPSCEELCELAKVVLKKTMLSPMLEELDTETLLAMVKKEGIQGALEEKRVVLAQMEATVTNKKKQQAKERGQQEKQIHSKQLKIKVMMSNLSNLTSELSKVEEAHKALLMQMNKQEIPETRAEVEENDTPNKVQAANSKVKPQGKGRKQVVKSSEPLQDSTKQSKPTKKTTRVKDADKQGIQKDDAPQTLKRSTKAPEECTQKSSNQSKPTRTLRFRDVDKQTSLTTADTSQNLKASTKGRKNQAEDGAQKHSKSTKTTLESKPVGGLVRKPPVNALTTMPKYTNSDSKINAGQKALRARRPPGNSLTSAPKFRSGGRDKINNGQQGLRARKPSADSQITAPQLKQGSMENAQKAQTSQQVPAVRSRRKAGEEVQPVVLRRSKRSIRK, from the exons aTGGCTTtgctg TTTCCTTCCTGTGAGGAGCTATGTGAGTTGGCAAAAGTTGTCCTGAAGAAGACCATGTTGTCACCCATGTTGGAAGAGCTGGATACAGAGACTCTCCTGGCCATGGTGAAGAAAGAGGGCATCCAGGGAGCCTTAGAAGAGAAAAGAGTTGTGCTCGCACAAATGGAGGCCACAGTGACAAACAA GAAGAAGCAACAAGCCAAGGAGAGgggacaacaagaaaaacaaattcACAGTAAACAG cTGAAAATAAAAGTAATGATGAGCAATTTATCGAACTTGACATCTGAACTCTCCAAAGTAGAG GAAGCCCATAAAGCTCTTCTAATGCAGATGAACAAGCAGGAAATACCAGAAACCAGAGCAGAGGTTGAAGAAAATGACACTCCAAATAAAGTACAAGCTGCCAACAGCAAAGTCAAACCTCAAGGAAAAGGGCGAAAACAGGTTGTGAAATCTTCTGAACCATTACAAGATTCAACAAAACAAAGTAAACCGACAAAAAAGACCACTAGGGTTAAAGATGCAGACAAACAGGGTATTCAGAAAGATGATGCACCACAAACTTTGAAGAGGTCAACAAAGGCACCAGAAGAGTGCACACAGAAGAGTTCAAACCAAAGTAAACCAACAAGGACCTTAAGGTTTAGAGATGTTGACAAACAGACCAGTCTGACAACTGCTGATACAAGTCAAAATTTGAAGGCATCAACAAAAGGGCGGAAGAATCAGGCTGAAGATGGTGCACAGAAGCATTCAAAGTCAACCAAAACGACACTGGAATCAAAGCCTGTGGGAGGTCTGGTGAGAAAGCCTCCTGTGAATGCGCTGACCACCATGCCGAAGTACACAAACAGCGATTCGAAAATCAATGCTGGGCAGAAGGCTCTGCGAGCTAGGAGGCCTCCTGGAAATTCACTGACTAGTGCACCAAAATTCAGAAGTGGAGGGAGGGATAAAATCAACAATGGCCAACAGGGTTTACGAGCAAGAAAGCCTTCTGCAGACTCTCAGATCACAGCGCCACAATTAAAACAGGGGAGCATGGAGAATGCTCAGAAAGCACAAACATCACAGCAGGTTCCAGCTGTGCGCTCCAGAAGGAAAGCTGGTGAAGAAGTCCAGCCTGTTGTCCTCAGGAGGTCCAAGAGGAGCATTCGGAAGTGA